In one Modestobacter sp. L9-4 genomic region, the following are encoded:
- the dusB gene encoding tRNA dihydrouridine synthase DusB, whose product MTTTLERTTALPALQLGKLTVDPAVVLAPMAGITGPAFRTLCREFGAGLYVCEMITTRALVERNEKTLRMVRATPDEADAFSVQLYGVDPATVGRAVEMLVDEQVAGTRPAHIDLNFGCPVPKVTRKGGGSALPWRRVLFGNIVRAAVAAAGDVPVTVKTRIGIDPEHTTYLDAGRIAQDAGAAAITLHGRTADQLYSGTADWAPIAKLVETIDIPVLGNGDLWEADDALRMVAETGCAGVVVGRGCLGRPWLFADLAAAFAGSAQRTLPSFRQVAEVMHRHATLLVAEHGEEPYGCADFRKHVAWYLKGFAVGSDTRRALAMVSSLDELAGLLAGIEDQPYPETVLGEPRGRTTSARPVSLPEGWLADRDDPRPPAGAELLVGGG is encoded by the coding sequence GTGACCACGACCCTCGAGCGGACGACGGCGCTGCCGGCGCTGCAGCTGGGGAAGCTGACCGTGGACCCGGCGGTGGTGCTCGCGCCGATGGCCGGCATCACCGGGCCGGCGTTCCGCACGCTGTGCCGGGAGTTCGGGGCTGGCCTCTACGTCTGCGAGATGATCACCACCCGCGCGCTGGTGGAGCGCAACGAGAAGACGCTGCGGATGGTGCGGGCCACCCCCGACGAGGCCGACGCGTTCTCCGTGCAGCTCTACGGCGTCGACCCGGCCACCGTCGGTCGCGCGGTGGAGATGCTGGTCGACGAGCAGGTGGCCGGCACCCGCCCGGCGCACATCGACCTCAACTTCGGCTGCCCGGTGCCCAAGGTGACCCGCAAGGGCGGTGGCTCGGCGCTGCCGTGGCGCCGCGTGCTGTTCGGCAACATCGTCCGGGCCGCGGTGGCTGCCGCCGGCGACGTCCCGGTGACGGTGAAGACCCGCATCGGCATCGACCCCGAGCACACCACCTACCTCGACGCCGGCCGGATCGCCCAGGACGCCGGTGCCGCCGCGATCACCCTGCACGGGCGCACCGCCGACCAGCTCTACAGCGGCACCGCCGACTGGGCGCCCATCGCCAAGCTCGTCGAGACCATCGACATCCCGGTGCTCGGCAACGGCGACCTGTGGGAGGCCGACGACGCGCTGCGGATGGTGGCCGAGACCGGCTGCGCCGGCGTGGTCGTGGGCCGCGGGTGCCTGGGCCGGCCGTGGCTGTTCGCCGACCTGGCCGCAGCCTTCGCCGGGTCGGCGCAGCGCACGCTGCCGAGCTTCCGGCAGGTCGCCGAGGTCATGCACCGGCACGCCACGCTGCTGGTCGCCGAGCACGGCGAGGAGCCCTACGGCTGTGCGGACTTCCGCAAGCACGTCGCCTGGTACCTCAAGGGCTTCGCCGTGGGCTCCGACACCCGCCGCGCGCTGGCCATGGTCAGCAGCCTCGACGAGCTGGCCGGGCTGCTGGCCGGCATCGAGGACCAGCCCTACCCCGAGACCGTGCTCGGCGAGCCCCGCGGACGGACGACGTCGGCCCGGCCGGTGTCGCTGCCCGAAGGCTGGCTGGCCGACCGCGACGACCCCCGCCCGCCGGCCGGCGCCGAGCTCCTGGTGGGTGGCGGATGA
- a CDS encoding YdcF family protein: MAALTGRLVVRVVGAAVTSVLLLTGATGLAIWWTARQDDRPPSDALVVLGSAQYNGVPSSIFEARLEHALALWREGVAPVVVTVGGRAEGDEYSEAEAGRQYLLDAGIPADALLAVQEGEDTLESMRAVAGTFDERGWRTAVLVTDPWHAMRAQKMAEDAGMVATSSPTRQGPAVQTRTTQLKYIVRETAAYLLYRATGESVAGAPGIG, translated from the coding sequence GTGGCAGCGTTGACGGGGCGGTTGGTCGTGCGGGTGGTGGGTGCGGCGGTGACGTCGGTGCTGCTGCTCACCGGGGCCACCGGGCTGGCCATCTGGTGGACGGCGCGGCAGGACGACCGGCCCCCGTCCGACGCGCTCGTGGTGCTCGGCTCCGCGCAGTACAACGGCGTCCCGTCGTCGATCTTCGAGGCCCGGCTGGAGCACGCGCTGGCGCTGTGGCGTGAGGGTGTCGCGCCGGTGGTGGTGACCGTGGGCGGCCGGGCCGAGGGCGACGAGTACAGCGAGGCCGAGGCCGGCCGGCAGTACCTGCTGGACGCCGGCATACCGGCGGACGCGCTGCTCGCCGTCCAGGAGGGCGAGGACACCCTGGAGAGCATGCGGGCGGTCGCCGGCACCTTCGACGAGCGCGGCTGGCGCACCGCCGTCCTGGTGACCGACCCGTGGCACGCCATGCGCGCGCAGAAGATGGCCGAGGACGCCGGCATGGTGGCGACCAGCTCGCCGACCCGGCAGGGGCCGGCCGTGCAGACGCGCACCACGCAGCTGAAGTACATCGTGCGGGAGACGGCCGCCTACCTGCTCTACCGCGCGACCGGCGAGAGCGTCGCCGGGGCGCCGGGCATCGGCTGA